In Aegilops tauschii subsp. strangulata cultivar AL8/78 chromosome 3, Aet v6.0, whole genome shotgun sequence, one genomic interval encodes:
- the LOC109745585 gene encoding putative respiratory burst oxidase homolog protein H yields the protein MASPGGGYADRPAPPLDGITVEGGGGRPAGLPRPPGFRGLMQQPSRLASGVRQFASRVSMKVPEVVPGIRPGGGRMTRMQSSAQMGLKGLRFLDKTSGSKEGWKAVERRFDEMSKASGRLPKESFGKCIGMGDSKEFAGELFVTLSRRRSIEPEQGITKEQLREFWTEMTDQNFDSRLRIFFDMCDKNGDGMLTEDEVKEVIILSASANKLAKLKSHAATYSSLIMEELDPDDRGYIEIWQLETLLRGMVSAQAPEVKLKRTTSSLARTMIPMRYRSPLKRHVTRTMDFAHENWKRIWLVTLWLAANLALFVYKFEQYKRRSSFQVMGNCVCVAKGAAETLKLNMALILLPVCRNTLTTLRSTALSHVIPFDDNINFHKVLAGAIAVGTVVHTLAHVTCDFPRLVSCPSDKFMALLGPNFGFRQPTYPDLLASAPGVTGILMIIIMTFSFTLAMHTFRRSVVKLPSPLHHLAGFNAFWYAHHLLLLVYVLLVVHSYFIFLTRIWYKKTTWMFLIVPVLFYACERIIRKVRENNYHVNILKAAIYPGNVLSLHMKKPPGFKYKSGMYLFVKCPDVSPFEWHPFSITSAPGDDYLSVHIRTLGDWTSELRNLFGKCCEAQVTSKKATLSRLETTVVADSATEDTRFPKVFIDGPYGAPAQNYKKYDILLLIGLGIGATPFISILKDLLNNIKSNDEVESMHGSEIGSFKNSGPGRAYFYWVTREQGSFDWFKGVMNEVADNDHSDVIEMHNYLTSVYEEGDARSALIAMVQSLQHAKNGVDIVSGSKIRTHFARPNWRKVFSDLANAHKNSRIGVFYCGSPTLTKQLKDLSKEFSQTTTTRFHFHKENF from the exons ATGGCGTCGCCGGGCGGCGGGTACGCGGACCGGCCAGCGCCGCCGCTGGACGGGATCACGGTCGAGGGAGGCGGGGGCAGGCCGGCGGGGCTGCCGAGGCCGCCGGGGTTCCGGGGGCTGATGCAGCAGCCGTCGCGGCTGGCGTCCGGGGTGCGGCAGTTCGCGTCGCGGGTGTCGATGAAGGTGCCGGAGGTGGTGCCCGGCATCCGGCCGGGCGGCGGGCGGATGACGCGGATGCAGTCCAGCGCGCAGATGGGGCTCAAGGGGCTGCGCTTCCTCGACAAGACGTCCGGGAGCAAGGAGGGCTGGAAGGCCGTCGAGCGCCGCTTCGACGAGATGAGCAAGGCCAGCGGACGCCTCCCCAAGGAGAGCTTCGGCAAGTGCATCG GCATGGGGGACTCCAAGGAGTTCGCCGGCGAGCTGTTCGTGACGCTGTCGCGGCGGAGGAGCATCGAGCCGGAGCAGGGCATCACCAAGGAGCAGCTCAGGGAGTTCTGGACGGAGATGACCGACCAGAACTTCGACTCGCGGCTCCGCATTTTCTTCGACAT GTGCGACAAGAACGGCGATGGGATGCTCACGGAAGATGAGGTCAAGGAG GTTATTATATTGAGCGCGTCGGCCAACAAGCTGGCCAAGCTCAAGAGCCACGCCGCGACCTACTCGTCGCTCATCATGGAGGAGCTCGACCCCGACGACCGCGGCTACATCGAG ATTTGGCAGCTGGAGACGCTGCTGCGCGGGATGGTGAGCGCGCAGGCGCCGGAGGTGAAGCTGAAGCGGACGACGTCGAGCCTGGCGAGGACGATGATCCCGATGCGGTACCGGAGCCCGCTGAAGCGGCACGTCACCAGGACCATGGACTTCGCCCACGAGAACTGGAAGCGGATATGGCTGGTGACGCTCTGGCTGGCCGCCAACCTCGCCCTCTTCGTCTACAAGTTCGAGCAGTACAAGCGCCGGTCCTCCTTCCAGGTCATGGGCAACTGCGTCTGCGTCGCCAAGGGCGCCGCCGAGACGCTCAAGCTCAACATGGCGCTCATCCTGCTGCCCGTCTGCCGCAACACGCTCACCACCCTCCGCTCCACCGCGCTCAGCCACGTCATCCCCTTCGACGACAACATCAACTTCCACAAGGTGCTCGCCGGCGCCATCGCCGTCGGCACGGTGGTGCACACGCTCGCCCACGTCACCTGCGACTTCCCCAGGCTCGTCTCCTGCCCGAGCGACAAGTTCATGGCCCTGCTGGGCCCCAACTTCGGCTTCAGGCAGCCGACGTACCCGGACCTGCTGGCCAGCGCCCCCGGCGTCACCGGCAtcctcatgatcatcatcatgaCCTTCTCCTTCACGCTGGCCATGCACACCTTCAGGCGGAGCGTCGTCAAGCTGCCGTCGCCGCTGCACCACCTGGCCGGCTTCAACGCCTTCTGGTACGCGCACCACCTGCTGCTGCTCGTCTACGTCCTCCTCGTGGTGCATTCCTACTTCATATTCCTCACCAGGATCTGGTACAAGAAGACG ACATGGATGTTCTTGATAGTCCCTGTCCTCTTCTACGCCTGCGAGAGAATTATCAGAAAAGTTCGCGAGAACAACTACCACGTGAACATTCTCAAG GCTGCGATTTACCCAGGAAATGTGCTCTCTCTTCACATGAAGAAGCCACCGGGTTTCAAGTACAAGAGTGGGATGTACCTGTTTGTGAAATGCCCCGACGTTTCGCCTTTCGAATG GCATCCGTTCTCCATCACTTCTGCACCTGGAGATGACTACCTGAGCGTGCATATCCGCACGCTAGGTGACTGGACATCTGAACTCAGAAACTTGTTCGGAAAG TGTTGCGAGGCACAAGTTACTTCCAAGAAGGCTACCCTTTCGAGACTTGAAACTACGGTTGTGGCAGACTCTGCGACAGAGGACACCAG GTTTCCTAAGGTCTTTATCGATGGCCCTTATGGTGCACCGGCACAAAATTACAAGAAATACGACATTCTTTTGCTTATCGGTCTTGGGATTGGCGCCACCCCTTTCATCAGCATATTGAAAGATCTCTTGAACAACATAAAGTCCAATGAT GAGGTGGAAAGCATGCACGGTTCTGAGATAGGCAGCTTCAAGAACAGTGGGCCAGGGAGAGCTTACTTCTACTGGGTTACCAGAGAGCAAGGATCCTTCGACTGGTTCAAAGGAGTCATGAACGAAGTCGCTGACAACGATCACAGC GATGTCATAGAGATGCACAATTACCTCACCAGCGTGTATGAAGAAGGCGACGCAAGGTCAGCGCTGATTGCCATGGTTCAGTCACTCCAGCATGCCAAAAATGGTGTTGACATCGTCTCCGGAAGCAAG ATTCGGACACATTTTGCAAGGCCTAACTGGAGAAAAGTGTTCTCTGATTTGGCCAACGCCCACAAGAACTCTCGTATAG GTGTTTTCTATTGTGGATCTCCAACACTCACGAAACAACTCAAGGATCTTTCAAAAGAATTCAGCCAGACAACCACAACTAGGTTCCATTTCCACAAGGAAAACTTCTAA